Below is a window of Nicotiana tabacum cultivar K326 chromosome 19, ASM71507v2, whole genome shotgun sequence DNA.
TGCCAGATGGACTTCCAATCTTTTCAAGAAGGCGATGAAGATCTTTCTCATTAAATCCTTCAGGTGGAGAGTAATTCTCGCAAACTGCAAATGCCTCTGTACAAGGTAACGCTAGTATTAGATTTATGTGCATAGCAATTCTAGTGTTGCTTTAAGATATCTTCCACccggaaatataaaaatacaaaggTGTGCTTGGTAGGAAGGAAAATGTGTTCCACGGAAATCCAAGTCGGGGTTGGGGTTGGGATCGGGGTAAGGGATAGGGTTAGTGTCGGGGTTCGGGACGGGGTCATGGTCATGGTCGGGACTTCGGGGTCGATTGGTGAAAGTGTCGGGATCTAGATAGAGGGCGAGATTAGAGTCGGGTTCGAGATCAAGGTCGGGATCAATTTACGAGGTCGAGATTGGGTCCAAGGTTGAGGTTCGGAATTCGGGGTCAAGTAGTGGTCGGGGGTCAGGACCGAGGGTCTAGGGTACGACCCCGGGACCTCACCCCATATCTCGACCCTGAGCCTGAACTCCGCCCGGACCTTAGGCCCAATCCCGAACTCGACATCGGACTTGTACCCCTACTGCCCCGCCCTCACCCATTTTGTCTCGGGGTGGTTGGGGTGAGATCGTGGTGTAGGGTGGTAAGTCAGGGGTTTGGGGGCCGGGTTGGCAAAGGTGTGGATTGGGGGAGAGGCTGGCGGTGAGGAAAGTAGAAAATTTGTTTTGGAAAATGAGTTTCTCTCTTGGTAGGGAAGTCATTTTCccccaattggaggaaaatgagttcataaggaaaatattgtccaaaatatttaagccaactaaacacgaaaaaattgaaaaacattttccttcatacAAAACACACCCCAAGTTTCATTCCAATTCGCATTTGATATATCTGATATATCTTATAGACTCCGCTAATCCTAAAACACCTACCGCTAATTCAGAGAAATAACCAAAGTTGAAGCCGGATATACAAACTAACTCTGCAGAAACATCATAAGGcagtagaccttacccctacccctgggtaaagaggttgtttccagtagaccctcggctcaagaagatgaaaagaaacaatagaatagtaacaacaacaaaggcTAGAAAGATAGTACCAGCTCCCTAAGAAACAGGAAGCAATCAATATTAGGAATATTTCTGTGTGAAACAACAAACATGAGTCCTTTCTAGATTGTAAGGGCATAAAGCAAATACTGAAAATGGCATTGGTAGCATGGGAATTATTGTGCAGACCAAAGAAGTATGGAGGGTTAAACATAAAGGGGTGTAAGCTGTGGAATGTAGCATCTGTGGGGAAACTGTTATGGCAACTAGTGACCAATAAAGAAGTGTTGTGGGTAAGATGGGTGCATGGTGTGTATATGAAGACGTGTAGGAACATTTGGGATCACAATCCACCTGTGGACTGTAGCTGGTATTGGAAGAAGATCAATGGATTAAAGCATAACATGTCTCAATGGTACAATGGGAGCACATACACTCTGGAAATGGTGCCTGTTCTGTTTCGAGTAGTTATAATGCGATGTTAGGCCACATGTCAAGATGCTGGGAAATGAGTTTGGTATGGAGTGGAGTGATGTTACCCAGGCACAAATTTGTGCTATGGATAGCAAATCAACAGAAAATGCTAACTAAGGAGCGACTGTTGCAGATGCATATTTCTATCACAGGGGATGCTGAATGTTGTATGTGTGACCTGGGAGTAATAGAGTCCCAACAACATTTGTTTGGTGACTGTTGTTGGGTGACAACTATGAGAGATGCTCTGGCAAGGTGGTCTGGCATCAATATACCAACTATGGCTATACCTGAGACATTACAGAGGATTAGCAGGAGGCATTGGAAgcaatttaaaaaagaaatagcAGCAGCAATGATAGGAGCAGTAGTATATCATACTTGGCGAGCTAGGAACTGGAAAATCTTCAGGCAAATCAACTTGAACATGGAATTTTGTGTTGGACAAATCAAGAAAGAGATTGCAGAAAGATTGAGTATATATGAAGAATCTAGAAGAGCAAGACGATGTCCATTACTGTTAATACGATTGTGTAATTAGACTGTAGTACAGTTGGTATTTCTTTTTGTAGTAGATGAGCTCATGTATTTAGAGGATGTTTTTTTTTTAGAGGTCGTGCTGAACTGGGATAAGCTAGTACACGCGATGCTCGTAGGATGTAAAGCTTTTGGGTTGTTATGGTAATATTCACAGTTTATTACCAAAAAAGCAAATACTGAAATCCTTGAAATTTTACAATATTAACTTCTCACGAAATATTACAACATTATTAATTTGCAAGAGCTCGCAAATGAATGGGTTCCATTAGCAGGAAAATTTGCCACGTAAACAAGGTAGAAAACATTAGCTACTCACCTATGCTAGAATTCCGACTGCTCTTTGGCTTAGCAAAAGTCACTTCTGTGAAAAATAGTTTTAGCTGCATTATGAAGGCAAAACATAAGCAATCCACCATGATAACTCAAGAATGTAGAACATCCGACAACAGAAAACAAGAAACAGAGGTCTCCCCTAAAGACTAAACGAGATCTTGAATGAGTGAGGAAACTAAATCCAAAAATAATGAGTACACGTGCAATGAACCTGACAGTAAAGGAGGCTTGTGTCTTTTCCTCGAAAATTTTTTGCTATGAACTTTCCGCCTCCTTTTAGTATGTGAGTGACAATGGTTAGGCCCTGCAAGTTCAACCACCCAGGTGACAACTGAGATATCTCCAAACAGAGACTGAGAACAACATGGCAGACTTACATGAGAAACATCTCTTTAAGCACATATAACTGATCTTTCAAGGAATAAGCGAACACTATAAGCAGGATACCAAAAAACTAAAAACGAAGTAAGATGACATACAGAAACAATTATTTTCGTTTTTTGGTAATCTATATACAAAGCAACGTGAAATAGTGAGATAACATCACCAGATAAAAGAAGAATAAGTTATCTTCctcaaaacaataacaacaacaacccagtaaattcccactaatggggtctggggagggtagtgtgtacacagaccttacccctaccccgaaggagtagagaggttgtttccgaaagacactcggctcaaaaaaataaaaagacaaaagaaaacaCAATTTATCATGGAGATTTACAaaaaagcatttctttcaaaCATCCTAATTAGAAAACAAGGAACTTCTAATTAGGCTTTCAAGTGTTCCTGGACAACAATGGCACTGATAATTTTATAGATGCAGGCATGCAGCAAAGCCATGAAAACTACACATCTATATGAGTGTGCCTTTTAGAGTTATTACAGTGTTGCTATATTGAGGCGAATATTATTCACTAAATTAATTCCACCTATTTTCTCTTAGAAACTAACCGCCAATATAAGCTGGGACTGAACAAATTCATCCATGTCATGAAGTCCCGTTACTGCAACATAAGAAAAACATAAGCACAGATTAGTTTCGTCAAATACAGCAAACATCAAAGTAATGTATCAGGGCAGTTGAAAGCAATTTCTTACCATCAGGTGCACCATCACAGACAACAAGGTCAGCCTTGCATCCGTCAAAATGTCTAATAACCTGTTAGAAATTGACAATGGTGCATATAAATGGTTAACCACAAAGCATGAGGGAAAATAACATATTACTAATATCTCCTAATATACTCCTTGAAGAACGAGAAAAACAAAGAAGAGCAAATGTAAAAAACGTAGACAATAGGAGACGAACACACTAAGATAAGAAGCCCAATGTATTACAACATTATGAGTAGCATGGatgtacaatatttttgttgagCAAATTGCAGCACCATCCCTAATTTTTTGCCTAAAATGCAAACTCAATGTTTTCACAGCCTGAAGTCATGGATCACGCCCCTTGTGTTATAAAAGTTATTTGTGTAGCAGTCCAGCCAATAGTGACACAGATCAAGGTATAAAAAGACACACATCAAGTTCACCACATCCAATCCTAAATTACACGAGAACTCTCAAAGATGCAGTTGGACAAAACTAGCCACCTTCATTCCAAATTTAACCTTCTCTTTCTCTGAGCATTATGTCTAATGGgcattgtttaccctcaaaatcggataacaattgaatttatacgttgttttaaggatacgtgatataacttgatacaaattaagaAAACAAATTGATATTGAAGATAAAAGAACAAAtacaaaccacacgaattgaacagCCTTGACCTTCGAGTTTGATCACCCTCGAACCAAGAAATGCCTCAACTGATGTATGAACAGAATAACAAGATGATAAAAGCTAGAAATGACAGTATATTGCTTTGTGTTGCGTATTGCAATGTAtgttacaaatgatcagacccccctttatatagtgggGGAATCCTATTCTTGATACAATTCCATATAAGGTtaaaaatctcatgatttgccAATTAATCGGCCTCTCATTGATATGTGCCGGGATTTCCGCCGTAATCCCCAACCGGTCACGAATATTTCGTCTTTCTGTTATTTGGCTTGGCAAATTTCCCTCGATCTCGTTTGGTCTCGATCTTCTTCGATCCCGAGGTCACGATCTCAACGATGTAACTTCGCACCTCGGTTCGATATAACCCGAGATCGAGCTTAATCCTCTTACGTTTCAGTCTCGATTGGTCACACAATAGGCGGACCCGATGAATCTTAAGGGAGATAAATTCTTTAAGAGATATTTCaagaaaattaaacaaaataaataataatggcTTAAGTAAGAAAGTAGAGTGATATAACTGTTCCATCCACTAAATTTTCTCAGCCATCGAATACTCCATCCATTCTAAATGCTCtggtttttttaataattaattttagatTCTCTCAAATAGCTCTACTATGGAACAGGAAAAGGTGTGTTACTTTCCTTTTTAGGTAGTCAATTTTTTCAAAATGTCTGCTTCATCCATTTCAACTTTAAAATTTTGTTCTTCATATGGAAGAcattatgaaaaaatacaaacactaaaatttccaaaaatggTTCTTTTCTACTTAAATTGCTTATATTTCCAGAAAAATATCCACAATCAATTCTCACAGTTTATAAGTTTTTGTATTACATACCATAGATAATAATTATCTCAATTCATGAAAGTGCACATGCATCAAATGTGCCAAAATGCTAGTTATTATCGAAAGCTAATTAGGAAGTTATAAAACAGCCttcaaataaaatttcatattaaataAATGAAACAGCATAGGGATCCATACCACTTCAGCTGTTTTAGCATTTGTTATATCACCCTGTACTTGAATAACACCTTCAATGGGAGCCATAGGCTGTAAGTCAATAGCCACAATAAGTGGTAGATCGTCGTCCCTAGAAATCACATGAATAAGAAAGATAGTAGCACCTCACATTACATGTTGGTGACATGGCCAGGAAAaccaacaaaaaatatatataagtgATAGCAACTTGACTTTTACAATTTTAAAGTTGGTCGAAGAGTGAATGTTAAAATCTCCTCTCCCACGGACGTATTATAGCTGCAACGGCAAGCCTCTAAGGTATGAAACTTGTCAACAGCCTAACTCAATCACCATTAGAAAAAATTAATGGAGAGCAACTTTTTCCCATTCCACGTGGTCATGTGGGGCAAGGTCAATGTGTTACTAGGATCTAGGAGAAGAGGATGCAGCAAGCTGAAGCTTTGGTTCATCCGTTCATGACTAATTGTTCTTCCATATTATTACATGATGAATATGATAGCATGCTGATTAACTCTCTTTCCAAAAGATTGAATTAGGAAGAAATAAGACAAAAGTCAAAACAAGTCACAGAAGCACCAACTACACAGGAACACTCTATCGTTAGATTTGAAAAGACAACTTTATAATATCATTATAATGGGCATATTTATTCACTTTTTCTTAGTAGACTAACTAGCTAAGTGACTAAGATATTTGCTGGATTAAGAAACATTGACCTGGACAACCATCTCGAGCTCCTAATATGAATTATCCATCAAAAAGACGAACAGAGGAAAGAGCAATTGACATAGAACCAATTCTACAAAAAGGAAAGTATACATACTTGGTATCAGGTGACAACTTTGCTGGGAGATATAACTTCCGGCTTAAAACCTATAAAGAGAATAAAAACATTTAGGGACTTGGAAATGGAGCACACAATAAGGAGAAAGACATGTAGCACATAATTGTATTTCTTTACTTTTTCATATCTTTCATTGTGGAAAGTAGTGGTACTATCAGAAACAAGCCAAATAATGGTGCACCATAAAACATAATGCCAAATCCAACAGCACGTAGATATTTGTCCAATAAGAACCTCTAAGaatcagaaaaggaaaattcTTTCCATTTATTTCCCTAGTAAAGTTCACAAATTACAGTCTAAAAAACATAGTACTTTCCGGGCTTAAGACTGAACTCCCTCTTTTTTAATTCTCAAGATATTTTCAGTTCTAATGTTCTATGTAGGTCTGTTCCGTTAGAGCTTAAGAAAGCACAGAGGGGAAAGACTTTCAAGTTTAGAAGCCAAATCATATGGCAAAAAACAAAAGTTTGACCAAAATAAGACACCATAATACTGATAACCTTGGGTAAAGAGAGAGACacagaaggggggggggggggggcaaacCTCTACATATGACAACATTTGTCCTATGGCATTAGTCACGCAAGTGTAAATACGTATATATGCAAAGATATGCTGAGAACTTGAGAATCACCTCCAAAATCTATATCACTCTTAAAATGATTATAAATTATAGTAATCCTTTCAAATAAGCATGAGTAAGCACAAGACTAAAGATATCAGTTGTGTTattctgaataaaataaaataaaattaaaaaggcAAATCTTTATAGCAGGTGATTATTGATTACAGAGCTATACCCAGACACAGAAACAACAATAACCAACTAACAAAGTTCCAATTATAAATACCTGACTCCAGCTGCCTGGTGCTGCACACAAATCCACAACTCGCTTCACACCTGCATATATACAGGGCAATTAACGAAATTCCACAAGCAAGCAATTCTGACCAACAAAGCAACGTAAAATAATATTAGTTAACTCCTAATCTGCAACATTTTGCTGAAAGAGTATACTAGCATCCATCTAATCATTCAACATACAATTATTTCAAGCTCTAACCAAACATATTATGGGAAACATAAAAATTGATATCTTGTTCTCCATAGTCCATATAAAATATTGCTTCAAAACCTGAAAATTTAGCTTGTCTAcaacttctttaattttcataaaaGGGATTAAGCCCTACATCAGGAGCTGCATTGTAATGAATTAACGAAGAGCTGCCAACTTTTCCAGATCCATCAAAAAGAGAAATCACAAGTAATAAAAGTTTTTACTCATTAAAGTCAGTTTGATAACGAGAAGCCGTTCTTTTCTTGGTAAAGATAAAATGCAGCAACTTTAATAATATTAATCTTTTTCCTTACATGTGGAGTCAATCAGGAAAAAAAAACTATGAAAATTGCAAGCAAGTTATTGAGAAGAGAACCTTCAAAGATGTTAAATTCCTCATCAATCTGAAGGAGCTTGAAGGCACTTCGGGCACGCCATCCTTCTTCCTTTGCTTTCCGATAGTAAATATCCTACAAAATTGAAACCTGTTAAGGATGAAGCGTCTGGTTATAAGCAAAAGAAAACGTCTGCATAAAATCCATACTCTTTTGTCCCTCGATGCTTTTCCCATCGCATAAACCTTCAGTCCTCCAAATTGCTTCAATATTGATGGAGTAATTGAATTGGGCCGTAAACTATGGCAGCAAAAGACTGAACTTTTTTAACCTTTAAGAGAATTGAAGCGGCAATGTCAAGTTTCTTAGCTAACCAACTCGCTAGTTATTGCACAACCAAAATAAAGATAGCTTTTTTTAATGACCGAGAAATTAAGACCCTTAAGAGAATAAGGATTTGTCTGGGCCAATCCAACAGCAACTTTCGGAACTCGGGGATAGGGGGCCCTCCCCTCTACCTTCTCCATTTAAATACTCGGATTAGTTCTCATGGAGCAAGGCTCTAAACTGTGACTTTTCAAATGCGGTCATTATCGCCCAACAATTCCTTCAGCTTATATGCGTGATATCCGTGAAGCTATATGCGTGATATGCGTGATATCCCAAATATGAGCCGTGCTAAGACCTAAAGGTTGTGGTTTTTCTTTTGGGACTTACGTCGAACAACTTATGAGCAAATGCTGGGATTTCGTTTAACAACACAAACAACATGTAAAAATAAGTTAACAGAGTATGAGCTGGAGAAGTCACCTGACTACACTTCAATTGAAGCAGAAATGAAGGCGTCGCCGGTTACAAAATTGGTGGACGTCGAGTTCAGCCACCGAGACGTAGaaaacttttttcttcttctctcttgaACTGGCAATTGGTTCTGGGCCAAGCCCATTTTCACAAATGAACCCAAAAAAAAAGAGCCCAAATTTCGTGCCACTTTTGAAATTATTGGTTGGTATTGTAGAAAGATAATACGGCAATAAAGTTACAAGTTGCTGAATTAGTAATATATGAATTATAATTGATGTTTCTAAAAGATTTATGCACTTAACACAGTAGTACCATGTTTGTTTTTTAAATAGAATTATTTACTTTCCTGCTTTAAAattgtcacatctcctttttccCGAGAAATAGCgaatttttctaattaaagtgacattattcgtaatgggattatttatttaatttagagtcgccacttgaaataatttttatggtgtcctaagtcaccgatttattttaaaatcccaaatcgaggaaaattaaCTTTATTTATGGTctgaacacagaagaccgggtaaggaattgtgttaatccgggagaaggtgtgaggcactcccaagttacgtggttttagcacggtcgctcaacaattaataattggcctaattatcttatttattatatgtttaaaacctattgtgcatttctACTTTTTAActacttttaattatttatttaactgcttttagtatttatgaaagttatttgaacaagtcgcgatgtcgcgcacttaTTTTTTTTGGTACATATTGCAATCGCGCTaagtgaaacgcacccgcgatttacaacatgtttaaaatcaaagaaaataaaaaaaagaaagaaaaaaagaaataaggaGTTTGTTTGGTCTTAGTAAGAATTAGGCCAAAAGCCATCTCAGTGGCCCAAATGCCTTAATTCCACCCGACCCAGTCCTTAATCTACCCGGTCCAATTCAGGTGATctaaaacgacgccgtttcaaaAACGGCTAATCTTGGCCtgtcattttttttttatctgACGGTCTGCAACTCACCCCTCATCCCCTTAAAATTGTccaccacccccccccccctaaaCCATAAAGACTCGTCCACTTCACTCATCTCCCTCAAATCTCTTGCAAGCGGCCCACCTCCGCATACCTTCAAACCTTCACCAGATAATATTCACTTCCCTCTCtcctcaaatcccaatttctaaCCTAATTTTCTGGGTTTTATTGCACATTAAACCCCTTTTCTAGAAGCTTCCCATATAATCAACTCAGATTCCTTATCTTTGCTTTCCAATTACCCCCTTAAGTTCCTGTTAATTACAAATGAACTACCCTCGAAAGAACAAGCATACTCAACAGACTGAACCATGCTTCAATTCCCAACGGACCAATTAATCTAAAATTATACAATTAGACTAATTATCTTGTAATTGAACTACTAAATCATGCAATTAACTATTACCCTAAGCATATAACTAAATAATTAACGAACTACAAATGCAAAGTTGCAATTAATTAAGAGCTAACCTATTCTGGTTAAAATTAAATCACACAAACAGAAACAATctcaattaaatgccaaaacgcCGACAAACTGGTTTTTAaccaaaacaacaaaacaaaaaaacgaaaatatgATAGAATGAGGCAAAGGTATACCAATCGAAAGAAAGACGACGCTATTGAAGCGATTTTCCATGAGGTTCTGCAGAAAGGATAgaaagactggctaccgagactcccgtttgatagggaactttcaggcttggcgaccgtgtttggttttttcttttgtctcaggaatggctgcaatggccttcagtgcctgatcaaattcctcatcttcacaaatcattccgacaaCTGGCCCATTGGTGTGAGTAGGCAGAGGATTATTCATCATATTCGGGGCCTCTTCTTCCATGAGAACTATTGACTTGGCCTCAATGAGGTCTTCCACAGCTcttttgagagtccaacaatcttCAGTGTCATGTCCCATTGCTCTGGAGTGGTATTCACTCTAGCATCAGCTTGGTgtgagggggactcggggtttggGCGGTTCGGAGCCACTAGCTGCATCAGACCTAGCCTGACTAGCTTTAGAAACAaacttgaatacgattcaccaataggggtgaaccgATTCCTTCTAaggggctctcttgggcgaggattgtattgggaAATATTTGGTTGGGAAATATATGGAGCTTGATAGGGATGGGCATTTCCGGGAGGTGGAGCTCGgctttgtgtataatgttgtggccgcgtatAAGGTTGCGCATTCATCACCGTATAGGAGACGGTGCCACGGCATAAGTagcatcttgatggggataatagtgttgtgggaccttaggaagcatatatgattggttgaatgccCTATAGAACCCCTTCGAGCTCAAAGCCATCATGACTCCCTCTACTCTCCCGTTTCTGTTCATTAAACCCCCGAACCATTCTGAACGGCCTGTGATGCATCCTTAATAGCAGCTTGACTCAAGATTAGGCccgttttcaaactattttttaccatctccccaattttgatagcctcagcgaacGGTCTACCCatagcagacatcatgttctggaagtagttcGCTTCTTAGGCCTGGAGAACGACCGTAACCATTTCAGcttcgtccattggaggctttaccctggcagcttgctcgcgccatttgacagcatattcacgGAAGctttctgttgttttctttttcaaattggataAAGAGTTTCTGTCGGGAGCAATGTCCACATTATACTAGAACTGGCGGACAAAATCTCGAGCCAAATCGTCCCACACGTGCCAATGAGTAATTTCTTGATCGATGTACCACTTGGAAGCAATTCCGGTGAAACTTTCTCCAAAATAGGTCATTAATAGCTCCTTTTTTCCACCAGCGCCCCTCAGCTAGTTACAGTATCGTTTCAGGTAGCGATCGGGTctccgtgcccgtcgtacttttcaaattttggcatcttgaagccaactagCAAGTGGACAAGGGGAAACATACACAGGTCGGAGTATGAGACGCTCTTTTGGCCGCTCAAGCCCtgcatgtttttcaggctttgttccGGGATtttcatcttccgagccatttcctcttgctcgggattcTTGACAATCTTTTCTTGCTCCACCGGGAAGTCACATTGCGGAGGTTGATTAAATGGGTACGGGGTCACATATATTATTTCTGGTTGAAACTGTGGACCAGGAAAGGTGAACGTTGGAGGCTCAACATGTGGCCGTGGTATAGTTGGTTGTATGGCGGTGTAGACTGGTGCTACAGAGAACATTGCTGGCGGTGTCCTTGAATCTGGCGCCTAGGGGTgaaccacagaaggcatgccaGGACCATTTGACGACATTAGAGGGTATCCACATGGGATGATCAGATTGGGCACAGGGACGTTGGTAGCCCCACATGGCCAGGGATCAACTCGGGGAACCCAGGTATTGCATTCGGTGATTCCCTACCATTAGatcaggcgtcccacatttcaaACATGCGGAGACGCAACATCCTATTTTCTTCAGCAGCTACTGATTCTAGCTATGGCATAGCCGATGCCGGACTATCCTCAGAGTTGATAATTGGTAGAATGCTTTCGGAGGCCATAGGAACCTTGCCTTTAGATCATGTGAAGTATGTATGAGAAGCCAtattaccaacaaaaccaacaacCTGAACAAAACCTGGCTAAtttgcacacccaacaaccttgttagtcttgaggcatttaacatataggaaattgcaagttgggatgcaatgcacctaacagcTAAACGTTTCTatcatgtgtttgaacggttgcatatttcatcccggccttaaactAACCGTTTTTCActctgtacctcttttctttcatttctacctttctttaatcactcttgattttctcattttgtttatgtcgctcttttatttttggctctctcttttctttttttgtttttgtcactcttttattttttgtcgcttttttttttctttttatttttgtcactcttttctttctttttcactcaattaattttatggctatgatTGAATCTGatagggattgcctacgtatcatgacgctgcatgaatcagatcattacgtagttcaggaataCCAGAAacagagtaaataaactaactctttttttttctttgtttactttttataaaactcagaccatgaaagcttttagaaaaagaaaaatatttattttttggaattttcgaaagaaatgcttttaaagaagaaagaaaatattttgcatttatggttttgattttttttttttttgaaatgtttgaaagaaagacttctaaagaagaaagaaaatattttttggattttttatttatttttttggaatttttgggaaaaagactcctaaaaaaggtacaaaatatttgtttgaattttgatttgatttgttttcttttttcaaattaaagacttctacaagaaaatatttttcagtttaaaactttttttcttattattttttttatttgtttgggaTTTTCTAGAAAAGACtcctaaagaaggaattaaaggaaaatatttttggatttttaaaaattggggccggaaccgatgaggtttgcctacgtatctcacatccggtgagaattagacccgcgtagttcggtcagttttgacggaacagggaAAACATGGCACTTGAgatttttggctcattttgaaatgaccttttcctttctttttttctttcctttcttttttaaatttcagAAGAGTTTCAGGATTTTCAAATATCTGGGTTTTTCATAACCGGATAAATTTTCTCACTCCTACCTCACTTTACTTTTCTCCATTTTCTGTATTTATTCTAGCAGTCAGTCAACATGCAAATCAGATCAAAcaaaatgcacaagtagcacgtaggatgcattaggatggtcttttatttttgggtacatcagtcctagacggacccaa
It encodes the following:
- the LOC107774567 gene encoding tRNA (cytidine(32)/guanosine(34)-2'-O)-methyltransferase isoform X1 yields the protein MGKASRDKRDIYYRKAKEEGWRARSAFKLLQIDEEFNIFEGVKRVVDLCAAPGSWSQVLSRKLYLPAKLSPDTKDDDLPLIVAIDLQPMAPIEGVIQVQGDITNAKTAEVVIRHFDGCKADLVVCDGAPDVTGLHDMDEFVQSQLILAGLTIVTHILKGGGKFIAKNFRGKDTSLLYCQLKLFFTEVTFAKPKSSRNSSIALPCTEAFAVCENYSPPEGFNEKDLHRLLEKIGSPSGTEDLDCSSAWLEGPNKMYIPFLACGDLSGYDSDRSYPLPKAADGTYQCLDPVQPPIAPPYKRALEMKKTSNQGIQNLEKLSLNS
- the LOC107774567 gene encoding tRNA (cytidine(32)/guanosine(34)-2'-O)-methyltransferase isoform X2, with protein sequence MGKASRDKRDIYYRKAKEEGWRARSAFKLLQIDEEFNIFEGVKRVVDLCAAPGSWSQVLSRKLYLPAKLSPDTKDDDLPLIVAIDLQPMAPIEGVIQVQGDITNAKTAEVVIRHFDGCKADLVVCDGAPDVTGLHDMDEFVQSQLILAGLTIVTHILKGGGKFIAKNFRGKDTSLLYCQLKLFFTEVTFAKPKSSRNSSIEAFAVCENYSPPEGFNEKDLHRLLEKIGSPSGTEDLDCSSAWLEGPNKMYIPFLACGDLSGYDSDRSYPLPKAADGTYQCLDPVQPPIAPPYKRALEMKKTSNQGIQNLEKLSLNS